The following proteins are co-located in the Doryrhamphus excisus isolate RoL2022-K1 chromosome 3, RoL_Dexc_1.0, whole genome shotgun sequence genome:
- the cep131 gene encoding centrosomal protein of 131 kDa isoform X4: MHTTRSPSSISAMPPAHALDLSLSGSQLSISKRPSSASPGKYFSRSVSVSVACESRGKRNTVVRSTLSDAFGSSRSIKNLRRSNSTTQVNQQAHAALSQDQSGDYLTLLDSGADSPKKLGGLGKVSPDRTTWNILDDQPRAPTLLSSARSSASADSPTSLKRRDAGAPFTANNRSNKGAVGNSVTPILHNNHAEKPLTPKSSNQRPAFNNILKATANDGASLESSSLTKSQKNFSSTSSNNKSPAPQRGSPVPSRRKEVTEEEAERFIQQVNQSAVTIQRWYRRHARRRHANQATLRHILASKRKEWQERAEADGHLEQPRDDRKRIREEKARQARLAAIQELQQKRAQQQVAEADVDNGGPSGAVGRRKPQPKIYPSTRGPNSPGNIGPMSPTDVKANNTDFHLSVASDISELGFRAVSPVLSNHRASPFFQALDDDDAAEEDADVEQHQDNDRKLMHQARARPSLLSGTRPSACDDLQHAAETELENRRPTGSKMISLSNRGPSSPRNISPMSAMDVKARNTDSNLNVPTDFLEFACFRAVSPPSSNRRGSQCSQELPVRSLGGEDQRQATSSSMASKSTLNDLLDTLKLLEAEPERLSQPKLYSKEKYAWTDEDGDTNSLTADNLERHGQLSLPPPPPPSDGAALLSEAKLQSIMSFLDEMEKSEQERPRSATSGSQREAVFMEEELAGMDQASATAAEVSGSIMKIKMELEEKKRVVLMLQNALAQQRELTVQHVKETEKELSRNLQLQRDQYEATVQRHLAFIDQLISDKKALSERCEGVLAELKQVDHKYTKKISQMQEQHEMEIKKLKELMSVTEKIRREKWIDEKTKKIKEITVKGLEPEIQKLISKHKMELKKLRTLHEAELLQAEQHGAQNCARQCEGLRQQLEKEKEEQCLRERELAKQSLEKQLHEEEISLQQHRRRLHKEVAEEKERLAQLAARQRWEMDELRRQMEENASAAGRLLKEELDKTREEQERRHQAEMKTLQEHFEQDKMNWEEAFRKKQEAGLLRREREIREELRRERDKEIELAIWTLEEETNKDKEESERVAENRVKRVRETYEMELKELERSLREAAEKQQEMRRQHSETEEQLMSTQERLSQREEDLQHVTQIRDQMLAERRGLTEVIRQEFAERLRAAEEEKQRLNVEVSEARARLQQEVERVTKEKEAELDEVHQRVRSAILKKEESVSALRRQHEAALKRAEHLEALWEEQRRQLLAPLLPP, from the exons ATGCACACTACACGAAGCCCCTCCTCCATCTCAGCGATGCCCCCGGCACACGCTTTGGACCTCAGCTTGTCCGGCTCCCAACTTTCCATCAGCAAAAGACCCAGCAGCGCCTCACCTGGGAAATACTTCTCTCGCTCCGTGTCCGTATCCGTGGCGTGTGAGAGCAGAGGGAAACGCAACACCGTGGTGAGGAGCACGTTG AGCGATGCCTTTGGAAGCTCCCGCTCCATCAAGAACCTGCGGCGATCCAACAGCACCACTCAGGTTAACCAGCAGGCCCACGCCGCCCTGAG TCAGGACCAGAGCGGCGACTACCTGACGCTGCTGGACAGCGGCGCCGACAGCCCGAAGAAGCTCGGCGGTCTCGGCAAGGTGTCGCCAGACAGAACCACGTGGAACATCCTG GATGACCAGCCTCGAGCGCCCACCCTGCTGTCAAGCGCCCGCAGCAGCGCCAGTGCCGACTCGCCGACCAGCCTCAAGAGAAGAGACGCCGGTGCCCCCTTCACTGCCAATAACAG GAGCAACAAGGGCGCGGTGGGGAACTCGGTCACCCCCATCTTACACAACAACCACGCGGAGAAGCCACTCACGCCTAAAAGCTCCAACCAAAGGCCGGCCTTCAA TAACATCCTGAAGGCCACAGCCAATGACGGAGCGTCGCTGGAGAGCAGCTCCCTCACCAAATCCCAGAAGAACTTCTCCTCCACGTCTTCCAACAACAAAAGTCCAGCCCCCCAGCGAGGTAGCCCGGTCCCATCGCGGCGCAAGGAGGTCACGGAGGAAGAGGCAGAAAG GTTCATTCAGCAGGTCAACCAGTCCGCCGTCACCATCCAGCGGTGGTACCGACGTCACGCCAGGAGGCGGCACGCCAACCAGGCAACACTCAGGCACATCCTGGCAAGTAAAAGAAAG GAGTGGCAGGAGCGAGCGGAGGCGGATGGTCATCTGGAGCAGCCCAGAGACGACAGGAAACGcattcgtgaggaaaaagcacgCCAGGCGCGCCTCGCTGCTATCCAG GAACTGCAGCAGAAGAGAGCCCAGCAGCAGGTCGCCGAGGCGGACGTGGACAATGGTGGGCCGAGTGGCGCGGTGGGACGCAGGAAGCCGCAGCCGAAGATTTACCCAAGCACCAGGGGTCCAAACTCACCCGGAAACATCGGCCCGATGTCCCCGACAGATGTCAAAGCCAACAAcacgg ATTTCCATCTGAGCGTTGCGTCCGACATCAGCGAACTGGGCTTCAGGGCGGTCTCTCCGGTTCTGTCCAATCACAGAGCCTCACCGTTTTTCCAG GCGCTTGATGACGATGACGCCGCAGAAGAAGACGCCGACGTGGAGCAGCATCAGGACAACGACAGGAAGTTGATGCATCAAGCGAGAGCTCGTCCGTCTCTCCTCAGCGGCACCCGGCCTAGCGCTTGTGAT GACCTGCAGCACGCTGCTGAGACGGAGCTGGAAAACCGGAGGCCAACTGGAAGCAAGATGATTTCGTTGAGCAACAGAGGTCCATCTTCACCGAGGAACATCAGCCCCATGTCGGCGATGGACGTCAAAGCCAGGAACACAG ACTCCAATCTGAACGTTCcgaccgacttcctcgagttcgCCTGCTTCAGAGCCGTCTCGCCACCGTCGTCCAATCGCAGAGGTTCTCAGTGCTCTCAG GAACTTCCCGTAAGGTCTTTGGGCGGCGAGGACCAGCGGCAGGCAACGTCATCCAGCATGGCGTCCAAATCCACGCTCAATGACCTACTGGACACGCTCAAGCTGCTGGAGGCGGAACCTGAGCGTCTGTCTCAGCCCAAACTTTACAGCAAAGAAAAATACGCTTGGACCGATGAG GACGGGGACACCAACTCTCTGACCGCTGACAACCTGGAGCGTCATGGCCAGCTCAgcctgccgccgccgccgccgccatcggACGGAGCGGCGCTGCTGTCCGAGGCCAAGCTGCAGAGCATCATGAGCTTCCTGGATGAGATGGAGAAATCGGAGCAAGAGCGTCCACGTTCCGCCACGTCAGGGTCGCAGAGAGAG GCCGTCTTCATGGAGGAGGAACTCGCTGGGATGGACCAGGCATCTGCCACCGCCGCCGAAGTGTCCGGATCCATCATGAAGATCAAAatggagctggaggagaagaAACGTGTTGTTCTCATGCTGCAGAACGCTCTG GCCCAGCAGAGGGAGCTGACGGTCCAACACGTGAAGGAGACGGAGAAGGAGCTGAGCCGCAACCTGCAGCTGCAGAGGGACCAGTATGAGGCCACGGTCCAGAGGCACCTGGCCTTCATTGACCAG CTCATCAGCGACAAAAAGGCTCTGAGCGAGCGATGCGAAGGCGTCCTGGCTGAACTGAAGCAGGTGGACCACAAGTACACCAAAAAGATCTCGCAGATGCAGGAGCAGCATGAAATG GAAATCAAGAAGCTGAAGGAGCTCATGAGCGTCACCGAGAAGATTCGGCGAGAGAAATGGATTGATGAGAAGACCAAGAAGATCAAAGAGATCACAGTCAAAG gttTGGAGCCCGAGATCCAGAAGCTGATCTCCAAGCACAAGATGGAGCTGAAGAAGCTGCGCACTCTTCACGAGGCCGAGCTGCTGCAGGCCGAGCAGCATGGGGCGCAGAACTGCGCTCGCCAGTGTGAGGGCCTCCGCCAGcagctggagaaggagaaggaggagcagTGCCTGAGGGAGCGGGAGCTGGCCAAGCAGAG CTTGGAGAAGCAGCTCCACGAGGAGGAGATCTCCCTGCAGCAGCACAGGAGGCGTCTCCACAAGGAGGTGGCCGAGGAGAAGGAGCGGCTGGCGCAGCTGGCGGCCAG GCAGCGCTGGGAGATGGATGAGCTGCGGCGGCAGATGGAGGAGAACGCCAGCGCGGCCGGTCGGCTCCTcaaggaggagctggacaagaCCAGAGAGGAGCAGGAGAGGAGACACCAG gcgGAGATGAAGACGCTGCAGGAACACTTTGAGCAGGACAAGATGAACTGGGAGGAGGCGTTCAGGAAGAAGCAG GAGGCGGGACTTCTGAGACGCGAGCGCGAGATCAGAGAGGAGCTGCGTCGGGAACGTGACAAGGAGATCGAGCTTGCCATCTGGACGCTGGAGGAGGAGACCAACAAAGACAAGGAGGAGAGCGAGAGGGTGGCTGAAAAcag GGTGAAGCGCGTGCGGGAGACGTACGAGATGGAGCTGAAGGAGCTGGAGCGCTCCCTTCGGGAGGCGGCGGAGAAGCAGCAGGAGATGAGGAGGCAGCACTCGGAGACAGAAGAACAGCTGATGAGCACGCAGGAACGCCTCAGCCAGAGAGAAGAAGATCTCCAACACGTCACACAG ATCCGGGACCAGATGCTGGCCGAGCGCCGCGGCCTGACCGAGGTCATCCGACAGGAGTTTGCCGAGCGCCTTCGCGCGGCGGAGGAGGAGAAGCAGAGGTTGAACGTGGAGGTGTCAGAGGCGCGAGCGAGGCTGCAGCAGGAGGTGGAGAGGGTGACCAAGGAGAAGGAGGCGGAGCTTGATGAAGTCCACCAACG AGTGAGGTCGGCCATCTTGAAAAAAGAAGAATCGGTCAGCGCTTTGCGGAGGCAGCACGAG GCTGCTCTGAAGAGGGCGGAGCACCTGGAGGCCCTGTGGGAGGAGCAAAGGAGACAGTTGCTGGCCCCGCTCCTTCCCCCGTAA
- the cep131 gene encoding centrosomal protein of 131 kDa isoform X2, producing MHTTRSPSSISAMPPAHALDLSLSGSQLSISKRPSSASPGKYFSRSVSVSVACESRGKRNTVVRSTLSDAFGSSRSIKNLRRSNSTTQVNQQAHAALSQDQSGDYLTLLDSGADSPKKLGGLGKVSPDRTTWNILDDQPRAPTLLSSARSSASADSPTSLKRRDAGAPFTANNRSNKGAVGNSVTPILHNNHAEKPLTPKSSNQRPAFNNILKATANDGASLESSSLTKSQKNFSSTSSNNKSPAPQRGSPVPSRRKEVTEEEAERFIQQVNQSAVTIQRWYRRHARRRHANQATLRHILASKRKERAEADGHLEQPRDDRKRIREEKARQARLAAIQELQQKRAQQQVAEADVDNGGPSGAVGRRKPQPKIYPSTRGPNSPGNIGPMSPTDVKANNTDFHLSVASDISELGFRAVSPVLSNHRASPFFQALDDDDAAEEDADVEQHQDNDRKLMHQARARPSLLSGTRPSACDDLQHAAETELENRRPTGSKMISLSNRGPSSPRNISPMSAMDVKARNTDSNLNVPTDFLEFACFRAVSPPSSNRRGSQCSQELPVRSLGGEDQRQATSSSMASKSTLNDLLDTLKLLEAEPERLSQPKLYSKEKYAWTDEDGDTNSLTADNLERHGQLSLPPPPPPSDGAALLSEAKLQSIMSFLDEMEKSEQERPRSATSGSQREAVFMEEELAGMDQASATAAEVSGSIMKIKMELEEKKRVVLMLQNALAQQRELTVQHVKETEKELSRNLQLQRDQYEATVQRHLAFIDQLISDKKALSERCEGVLAELKQVDHKYTKKISQMQEQHEMVWQILGPLCEEIKKLKELMSVTEKIRREKWIDEKTKKIKEITVKGLEPEIQKLISKHKMELKKLRTLHEAELLQAEQHGAQNCARQCEGLRQQLEKEKEEQCLRERELAKQSLEKQLHEEEISLQQHRRRLHKEVAEEKERLAQLAARQRWEMDELRRQMEENASAAGRLLKEELDKTREEQERRHQAEMKTLQEHFEQDKMNWEEAFRKKQEAGLLRREREIREELRRERDKEIELAIWTLEEETNKDKEESERVAENRVKRVRETYEMELKELERSLREAAEKQQEMRRQHSETEEQLMSTQERLSQREEDLQHVTQIRDQMLAERRGLTEVIRQEFAERLRAAEEEKQRLNVEVSEARARLQQEVERVTKEKEAELDEVHQRVRSAILKKEESVSALRRQHEAALKRAEHLEALWEEQRRQLLAPLLPP from the exons ATGCACACTACACGAAGCCCCTCCTCCATCTCAGCGATGCCCCCGGCACACGCTTTGGACCTCAGCTTGTCCGGCTCCCAACTTTCCATCAGCAAAAGACCCAGCAGCGCCTCACCTGGGAAATACTTCTCTCGCTCCGTGTCCGTATCCGTGGCGTGTGAGAGCAGAGGGAAACGCAACACCGTGGTGAGGAGCACGTTG AGCGATGCCTTTGGAAGCTCCCGCTCCATCAAGAACCTGCGGCGATCCAACAGCACCACTCAGGTTAACCAGCAGGCCCACGCCGCCCTGAG TCAGGACCAGAGCGGCGACTACCTGACGCTGCTGGACAGCGGCGCCGACAGCCCGAAGAAGCTCGGCGGTCTCGGCAAGGTGTCGCCAGACAGAACCACGTGGAACATCCTG GATGACCAGCCTCGAGCGCCCACCCTGCTGTCAAGCGCCCGCAGCAGCGCCAGTGCCGACTCGCCGACCAGCCTCAAGAGAAGAGACGCCGGTGCCCCCTTCACTGCCAATAACAG GAGCAACAAGGGCGCGGTGGGGAACTCGGTCACCCCCATCTTACACAACAACCACGCGGAGAAGCCACTCACGCCTAAAAGCTCCAACCAAAGGCCGGCCTTCAA TAACATCCTGAAGGCCACAGCCAATGACGGAGCGTCGCTGGAGAGCAGCTCCCTCACCAAATCCCAGAAGAACTTCTCCTCCACGTCTTCCAACAACAAAAGTCCAGCCCCCCAGCGAGGTAGCCCGGTCCCATCGCGGCGCAAGGAGGTCACGGAGGAAGAGGCAGAAAG GTTCATTCAGCAGGTCAACCAGTCCGCCGTCACCATCCAGCGGTGGTACCGACGTCACGCCAGGAGGCGGCACGCCAACCAGGCAACACTCAGGCACATCCTGGCAAGTAAAAGAAAG GAGCGAGCGGAGGCGGATGGTCATCTGGAGCAGCCCAGAGACGACAGGAAACGcattcgtgaggaaaaagcacgCCAGGCGCGCCTCGCTGCTATCCAG GAACTGCAGCAGAAGAGAGCCCAGCAGCAGGTCGCCGAGGCGGACGTGGACAATGGTGGGCCGAGTGGCGCGGTGGGACGCAGGAAGCCGCAGCCGAAGATTTACCCAAGCACCAGGGGTCCAAACTCACCCGGAAACATCGGCCCGATGTCCCCGACAGATGTCAAAGCCAACAAcacgg ATTTCCATCTGAGCGTTGCGTCCGACATCAGCGAACTGGGCTTCAGGGCGGTCTCTCCGGTTCTGTCCAATCACAGAGCCTCACCGTTTTTCCAG GCGCTTGATGACGATGACGCCGCAGAAGAAGACGCCGACGTGGAGCAGCATCAGGACAACGACAGGAAGTTGATGCATCAAGCGAGAGCTCGTCCGTCTCTCCTCAGCGGCACCCGGCCTAGCGCTTGTGAT GACCTGCAGCACGCTGCTGAGACGGAGCTGGAAAACCGGAGGCCAACTGGAAGCAAGATGATTTCGTTGAGCAACAGAGGTCCATCTTCACCGAGGAACATCAGCCCCATGTCGGCGATGGACGTCAAAGCCAGGAACACAG ACTCCAATCTGAACGTTCcgaccgacttcctcgagttcgCCTGCTTCAGAGCCGTCTCGCCACCGTCGTCCAATCGCAGAGGTTCTCAGTGCTCTCAG GAACTTCCCGTAAGGTCTTTGGGCGGCGAGGACCAGCGGCAGGCAACGTCATCCAGCATGGCGTCCAAATCCACGCTCAATGACCTACTGGACACGCTCAAGCTGCTGGAGGCGGAACCTGAGCGTCTGTCTCAGCCCAAACTTTACAGCAAAGAAAAATACGCTTGGACCGATGAG GACGGGGACACCAACTCTCTGACCGCTGACAACCTGGAGCGTCATGGCCAGCTCAgcctgccgccgccgccgccgccatcggACGGAGCGGCGCTGCTGTCCGAGGCCAAGCTGCAGAGCATCATGAGCTTCCTGGATGAGATGGAGAAATCGGAGCAAGAGCGTCCACGTTCCGCCACGTCAGGGTCGCAGAGAGAG GCCGTCTTCATGGAGGAGGAACTCGCTGGGATGGACCAGGCATCTGCCACCGCCGCCGAAGTGTCCGGATCCATCATGAAGATCAAAatggagctggaggagaagaAACGTGTTGTTCTCATGCTGCAGAACGCTCTG GCCCAGCAGAGGGAGCTGACGGTCCAACACGTGAAGGAGACGGAGAAGGAGCTGAGCCGCAACCTGCAGCTGCAGAGGGACCAGTATGAGGCCACGGTCCAGAGGCACCTGGCCTTCATTGACCAG CTCATCAGCGACAAAAAGGCTCTGAGCGAGCGATGCGAAGGCGTCCTGGCTGAACTGAAGCAGGTGGACCACAAGTACACCAAAAAGATCTCGCAGATGCAGGAGCAGCATGAAATG GTTTGGCAAATCCTGGGTCCGCTGTGCGAG GAAATCAAGAAGCTGAAGGAGCTCATGAGCGTCACCGAGAAGATTCGGCGAGAGAAATGGATTGATGAGAAGACCAAGAAGATCAAAGAGATCACAGTCAAAG gttTGGAGCCCGAGATCCAGAAGCTGATCTCCAAGCACAAGATGGAGCTGAAGAAGCTGCGCACTCTTCACGAGGCCGAGCTGCTGCAGGCCGAGCAGCATGGGGCGCAGAACTGCGCTCGCCAGTGTGAGGGCCTCCGCCAGcagctggagaaggagaaggaggagcagTGCCTGAGGGAGCGGGAGCTGGCCAAGCAGAG CTTGGAGAAGCAGCTCCACGAGGAGGAGATCTCCCTGCAGCAGCACAGGAGGCGTCTCCACAAGGAGGTGGCCGAGGAGAAGGAGCGGCTGGCGCAGCTGGCGGCCAG GCAGCGCTGGGAGATGGATGAGCTGCGGCGGCAGATGGAGGAGAACGCCAGCGCGGCCGGTCGGCTCCTcaaggaggagctggacaagaCCAGAGAGGAGCAGGAGAGGAGACACCAG gcgGAGATGAAGACGCTGCAGGAACACTTTGAGCAGGACAAGATGAACTGGGAGGAGGCGTTCAGGAAGAAGCAG GAGGCGGGACTTCTGAGACGCGAGCGCGAGATCAGAGAGGAGCTGCGTCGGGAACGTGACAAGGAGATCGAGCTTGCCATCTGGACGCTGGAGGAGGAGACCAACAAAGACAAGGAGGAGAGCGAGAGGGTGGCTGAAAAcag GGTGAAGCGCGTGCGGGAGACGTACGAGATGGAGCTGAAGGAGCTGGAGCGCTCCCTTCGGGAGGCGGCGGAGAAGCAGCAGGAGATGAGGAGGCAGCACTCGGAGACAGAAGAACAGCTGATGAGCACGCAGGAACGCCTCAGCCAGAGAGAAGAAGATCTCCAACACGTCACACAG ATCCGGGACCAGATGCTGGCCGAGCGCCGCGGCCTGACCGAGGTCATCCGACAGGAGTTTGCCGAGCGCCTTCGCGCGGCGGAGGAGGAGAAGCAGAGGTTGAACGTGGAGGTGTCAGAGGCGCGAGCGAGGCTGCAGCAGGAGGTGGAGAGGGTGACCAAGGAGAAGGAGGCGGAGCTTGATGAAGTCCACCAACG AGTGAGGTCGGCCATCTTGAAAAAAGAAGAATCGGTCAGCGCTTTGCGGAGGCAGCACGAG GCTGCTCTGAAGAGGGCGGAGCACCTGGAGGCCCTGTGGGAGGAGCAAAGGAGACAGTTGCTGGCCCCGCTCCTTCCCCCGTAA
- the cep131 gene encoding centrosomal protein of 131 kDa isoform X3 gives MHTTRSPSSISAMPPAHALDLSLSGSQLSISKRPSSASPGKYFSRSVSVSVACESRGKRNTVSDAFGSSRSIKNLRRSNSTTQVNQQAHAALSQDQSGDYLTLLDSGADSPKKLGGLGKVSPDRTTWNILDDQPRAPTLLSSARSSASADSPTSLKRRDAGAPFTANNRSNKGAVGNSVTPILHNNHAEKPLTPKSSNQRPAFNNILKATANDGASLESSSLTKSQKNFSSTSSNNKSPAPQRGSPVPSRRKEVTEEEAERFIQQVNQSAVTIQRWYRRHARRRHANQATLRHILASKRKEWQERAEADGHLEQPRDDRKRIREEKARQARLAAIQELQQKRAQQQVAEADVDNGGPSGAVGRRKPQPKIYPSTRGPNSPGNIGPMSPTDVKANNTDFHLSVASDISELGFRAVSPVLSNHRASPFFQALDDDDAAEEDADVEQHQDNDRKLMHQARARPSLLSGTRPSACDDLQHAAETELENRRPTGSKMISLSNRGPSSPRNISPMSAMDVKARNTDSNLNVPTDFLEFACFRAVSPPSSNRRGSQCSQELPVRSLGGEDQRQATSSSMASKSTLNDLLDTLKLLEAEPERLSQPKLYSKEKYAWTDEDGDTNSLTADNLERHGQLSLPPPPPPSDGAALLSEAKLQSIMSFLDEMEKSEQERPRSATSGSQREAVFMEEELAGMDQASATAAEVSGSIMKIKMELEEKKRVVLMLQNALAQQRELTVQHVKETEKELSRNLQLQRDQYEATVQRHLAFIDQLISDKKALSERCEGVLAELKQVDHKYTKKISQMQEQHEMVWQILGPLCEEIKKLKELMSVTEKIRREKWIDEKTKKIKEITVKGLEPEIQKLISKHKMELKKLRTLHEAELLQAEQHGAQNCARQCEGLRQQLEKEKEEQCLRERELAKQSLEKQLHEEEISLQQHRRRLHKEVAEEKERLAQLAARQRWEMDELRRQMEENASAAGRLLKEELDKTREEQERRHQAEMKTLQEHFEQDKMNWEEAFRKKQEAGLLRREREIREELRRERDKEIELAIWTLEEETNKDKEESERVAENRVKRVRETYEMELKELERSLREAAEKQQEMRRQHSETEEQLMSTQERLSQREEDLQHVTQIRDQMLAERRGLTEVIRQEFAERLRAAEEEKQRLNVEVSEARARLQQEVERVTKEKEAELDEVHQRVRSAILKKEESVSALRRQHEAALKRAEHLEALWEEQRRQLLAPLLPP, from the exons ATGCACACTACACGAAGCCCCTCCTCCATCTCAGCGATGCCCCCGGCACACGCTTTGGACCTCAGCTTGTCCGGCTCCCAACTTTCCATCAGCAAAAGACCCAGCAGCGCCTCACCTGGGAAATACTTCTCTCGCTCCGTGTCCGTATCCGTGGCGTGTGAGAGCAGAGGGAAACGCAACACCGTG AGCGATGCCTTTGGAAGCTCCCGCTCCATCAAGAACCTGCGGCGATCCAACAGCACCACTCAGGTTAACCAGCAGGCCCACGCCGCCCTGAG TCAGGACCAGAGCGGCGACTACCTGACGCTGCTGGACAGCGGCGCCGACAGCCCGAAGAAGCTCGGCGGTCTCGGCAAGGTGTCGCCAGACAGAACCACGTGGAACATCCTG GATGACCAGCCTCGAGCGCCCACCCTGCTGTCAAGCGCCCGCAGCAGCGCCAGTGCCGACTCGCCGACCAGCCTCAAGAGAAGAGACGCCGGTGCCCCCTTCACTGCCAATAACAG GAGCAACAAGGGCGCGGTGGGGAACTCGGTCACCCCCATCTTACACAACAACCACGCGGAGAAGCCACTCACGCCTAAAAGCTCCAACCAAAGGCCGGCCTTCAA TAACATCCTGAAGGCCACAGCCAATGACGGAGCGTCGCTGGAGAGCAGCTCCCTCACCAAATCCCAGAAGAACTTCTCCTCCACGTCTTCCAACAACAAAAGTCCAGCCCCCCAGCGAGGTAGCCCGGTCCCATCGCGGCGCAAGGAGGTCACGGAGGAAGAGGCAGAAAG GTTCATTCAGCAGGTCAACCAGTCCGCCGTCACCATCCAGCGGTGGTACCGACGTCACGCCAGGAGGCGGCACGCCAACCAGGCAACACTCAGGCACATCCTGGCAAGTAAAAGAAAG GAGTGGCAGGAGCGAGCGGAGGCGGATGGTCATCTGGAGCAGCCCAGAGACGACAGGAAACGcattcgtgaggaaaaagcacgCCAGGCGCGCCTCGCTGCTATCCAG GAACTGCAGCAGAAGAGAGCCCAGCAGCAGGTCGCCGAGGCGGACGTGGACAATGGTGGGCCGAGTGGCGCGGTGGGACGCAGGAAGCCGCAGCCGAAGATTTACCCAAGCACCAGGGGTCCAAACTCACCCGGAAACATCGGCCCGATGTCCCCGACAGATGTCAAAGCCAACAAcacgg ATTTCCATCTGAGCGTTGCGTCCGACATCAGCGAACTGGGCTTCAGGGCGGTCTCTCCGGTTCTGTCCAATCACAGAGCCTCACCGTTTTTCCAG GCGCTTGATGACGATGACGCCGCAGAAGAAGACGCCGACGTGGAGCAGCATCAGGACAACGACAGGAAGTTGATGCATCAAGCGAGAGCTCGTCCGTCTCTCCTCAGCGGCACCCGGCCTAGCGCTTGTGAT GACCTGCAGCACGCTGCTGAGACGGAGCTGGAAAACCGGAGGCCAACTGGAAGCAAGATGATTTCGTTGAGCAACAGAGGTCCATCTTCACCGAGGAACATCAGCCCCATGTCGGCGATGGACGTCAAAGCCAGGAACACAG ACTCCAATCTGAACGTTCcgaccgacttcctcgagttcgCCTGCTTCAGAGCCGTCTCGCCACCGTCGTCCAATCGCAGAGGTTCTCAGTGCTCTCAG GAACTTCCCGTAAGGTCTTTGGGCGGCGAGGACCAGCGGCAGGCAACGTCATCCAGCATGGCGTCCAAATCCACGCTCAATGACCTACTGGACACGCTCAAGCTGCTGGAGGCGGAACCTGAGCGTCTGTCTCAGCCCAAACTTTACAGCAAAGAAAAATACGCTTGGACCGATGAG GACGGGGACACCAACTCTCTGACCGCTGACAACCTGGAGCGTCATGGCCAGCTCAgcctgccgccgccgccgccgccatcggACGGAGCGGCGCTGCTGTCCGAGGCCAAGCTGCAGAGCATCATGAGCTTCCTGGATGAGATGGAGAAATCGGAGCAAGAGCGTCCACGTTCCGCCACGTCAGGGTCGCAGAGAGAG GCCGTCTTCATGGAGGAGGAACTCGCTGGGATGGACCAGGCATCTGCCACCGCCGCCGAAGTGTCCGGATCCATCATGAAGATCAAAatggagctggaggagaagaAACGTGTTGTTCTCATGCTGCAGAACGCTCTG GCCCAGCAGAGGGAGCTGACGGTCCAACACGTGAAGGAGACGGAGAAGGAGCTGAGCCGCAACCTGCAGCTGCAGAGGGACCAGTATGAGGCCACGGTCCAGAGGCACCTGGCCTTCATTGACCAG CTCATCAGCGACAAAAAGGCTCTGAGCGAGCGATGCGAAGGCGTCCTGGCTGAACTGAAGCAGGTGGACCACAAGTACACCAAAAAGATCTCGCAGATGCAGGAGCAGCATGAAATG GTTTGGCAAATCCTGGGTCCGCTGTGCGAG GAAATCAAGAAGCTGAAGGAGCTCATGAGCGTCACCGAGAAGATTCGGCGAGAGAAATGGATTGATGAGAAGACCAAGAAGATCAAAGAGATCACAGTCAAAG gttTGGAGCCCGAGATCCAGAAGCTGATCTCCAAGCACAAGATGGAGCTGAAGAAGCTGCGCACTCTTCACGAGGCCGAGCTGCTGCAGGCCGAGCAGCATGGGGCGCAGAACTGCGCTCGCCAGTGTGAGGGCCTCCGCCAGcagctggagaaggagaaggaggagcagTGCCTGAGGGAGCGGGAGCTGGCCAAGCAGAG CTTGGAGAAGCAGCTCCACGAGGAGGAGATCTCCCTGCAGCAGCACAGGAGGCGTCTCCACAAGGAGGTGGCCGAGGAGAAGGAGCGGCTGGCGCAGCTGGCGGCCAG GCAGCGCTGGGAGATGGATGAGCTGCGGCGGCAGATGGAGGAGAACGCCAGCGCGGCCGGTCGGCTCCTcaaggaggagctggacaagaCCAGAGAGGAGCAGGAGAGGAGACACCAG gcgGAGATGAAGACGCTGCAGGAACACTTTGAGCAGGACAAGATGAACTGGGAGGAGGCGTTCAGGAAGAAGCAG GAGGCGGGACTTCTGAGACGCGAGCGCGAGATCAGAGAGGAGCTGCGTCGGGAACGTGACAAGGAGATCGAGCTTGCCATCTGGACGCTGGAGGAGGAGACCAACAAAGACAAGGAGGAGAGCGAGAGGGTGGCTGAAAAcag GGTGAAGCGCGTGCGGGAGACGTACGAGATGGAGCTGAAGGAGCTGGAGCGCTCCCTTCGGGAGGCGGCGGAGAAGCAGCAGGAGATGAGGAGGCAGCACTCGGAGACAGAAGAACAGCTGATGAGCACGCAGGAACGCCTCAGCCAGAGAGAAGAAGATCTCCAACACGTCACACAG ATCCGGGACCAGATGCTGGCCGAGCGCCGCGGCCTGACCGAGGTCATCCGACAGGAGTTTGCCGAGCGCCTTCGCGCGGCGGAGGAGGAGAAGCAGAGGTTGAACGTGGAGGTGTCAGAGGCGCGAGCGAGGCTGCAGCAGGAGGTGGAGAGGGTGACCAAGGAGAAGGAGGCGGAGCTTGATGAAGTCCACCAACG AGTGAGGTCGGCCATCTTGAAAAAAGAAGAATCGGTCAGCGCTTTGCGGAGGCAGCACGAG GCTGCTCTGAAGAGGGCGGAGCACCTGGAGGCCCTGTGGGAGGAGCAAAGGAGACAGTTGCTGGCCCCGCTCCTTCCCCCGTAA